CATAAGCCTCTAATAAATCCATTCCACTTTCAAATTTATAAATTTTAGCGTCTATATTTTTTTTCTTTAAAATTCTCTCTAGCTCCCTGCCGATATAATCCATAAAATATCTATCATCATCACAAATTCCAATATAGACCATTATTATCATTCCTTAAAGATAATTCTGATTTTAGACTACCATAAACTGTATTTGTAGGCAATAGAAAAACCTCCTTGATTGATACTGGAGGTTTTTCTATTATTATATGTTAAAAATCCTAATACCCCTGAAATACCCTTTATTTCAGCTTGTTTTAGCATGTAAGTGAAACATTTCGCTAGTAAACAGGCTAGTACTATGAATGGAATGGAATATAGTATTGTCAATAATAAGTTCATATTCTCTATATTGGATAAATTATTTATTACGCTGGAATATCCCTCATGAATACGGAAATATTATTAAGACCAATAAGTAGGATACAACTTTTTACCTTGATAATCTTATATTTCTTCAAAATTAATTAATTGCTTAATAATAAATAGCAATTTTATATAATAACCAGCCTAACGTCAACATCGAAGAATTAACTACCCACACACTCTCCTATTACCTTATCTTACCTTACTTCTTCTCTGGCTTCTTTGGTTCAAAGAATATAAACATGGACTGCTTTCCTTCTGCCGTTGAAACTGCTTTCTTTGATAATTTAGCAACATTTTCTAATACCTTTATCTTCATGTTTTTCATATTGTTCCCTCCTTTCTAAAAATTCTTCTTTACATAAGCCTTTCTTTTTGAAAAGGCTTCAATTTTTGAGGGTTTTAATGTTTTTCATAGGTCAGTAAGTTTGCTTCTATGATTAAACTTAATAATTACCACTGGTATCTGCTATTCGATTTTCCCCAATCTGAATACTCTTTTAAATTTTTCTCATAATCAGCCTTATTATGTATATTTAATAAAGACACTACTTTTTCTATTATCTCATCTTTTTCAATATTTAAATTTGTAACAAGCATAATAGAACCTTTATAAAAATCTTGGAAAAACCTGCTATTTATCGCATGTTCAAATCTTTATTTTTTGAATATCAGTTTCTTGTTGTAAGACCTTTCCTTTAATGTTGTTTATTTCTAAGTTATTAATAACAATTTGGCACTAGTATTTTGAACGCTCACTATGCTCATTATCAGAAATATAACCAATATAGCTAATACCTTTTTCAGCACAACATCTCCTTTCCAAAAGTTATATTTGATTAAGTACTCTTATCTAAAAACTTTGCCTTGAGTATTGAATATGCAATTGAAAACTCTGTTAAAGCAAGCATAAGCCATAGGTCTATCAGTTTAGATTTTACTGTATATCCTAAGATTACCATTATGCTCAAAATTAATATTCTTCTTCTAGCTATTTTCTTGTTTTTTAAAATCTCCTCTTCAGTCTTTGGGTTGTTCTTGTTTGTAACGGGAGCAAATTTAAATACGACTATTATAGAAAAAATCAGTGAAAATAACCCGATAATTGGCCTATAAATAGGTACAATTATATTCTTTGCAATTATTAATACAATAAAAACAAATATTGAATAGATATAACATTCATAATAATGTTTTGCATGATAGCCTCCTGTGTAGGATTTCAGAAAAAAATACACAGATAAATATGCTACCGCTGAAATCCAATCCCTTATTAAAAATCCTAGAATCAATATGCTAATGGATGTAAATAAAGTAGAAATAAGTAATTCTAATCCATAGATATAAATATCCCTATCCTCTATATCTATTACTTTATTGGTTATAAGGTAAAAGCTTATATCCTCTGCTAATTTATGTAACATTTAAACCCTCCAAATATTTAAACTTGGTTTATTAAGAATATACCACATTTATCCTTAAATTTGTTTAAAATGGCACGAATGGTAGGAAAAACGGTACGAATAGTAAAAAACGGAACTTTTGTTTTTATATTATTAATTTAATTTAGCAAAAATAGAAATGGGGTAATGGTACTTTTACACCCTTACCCCAAACATAGTTTCAAAAACACTTATCAGTTATATTTTAATAGCTAAAATAAATTTTTCCCTTATAAGTTGCCCTCCATCTTCCGCCGCTAATTTTTTCTAGATTAGTAAGATATAACGTGCCAGACCACCAACCTTCATCATTTTCACTATATTCCCTATAATAATAAGTATCCTTAGCCTCTTCCTTACTAGCATAAATGATATATATAGTTTTATCTCTTGGTAACATAATATTTGGTTCGATAATAACTTCCTCTTTCCTATCCCGTATTTCTGATGCCAAAGCTACATTACTAAATATTGAAAAACACATAACTAAAAGCATGCATATTACTACAATTGTCCCTCGCTTCATAATTATCCCTCCTTTCATACTTTTTCGCTCTGTAAACTTAAATGAAAATTGAGGACTTCAATCCTCTGTGGTACAATGTTTTTGTCATAAAACAAATACCTCCCAGAAAGGATGAAGTCCTCATGCAAAAAATTCTACCAATTAAGTGTCCAAAATGCAATAATAAAGATTCTTTTTATCGCTATGGCAAAGATAGAGATGGTTATCAAAAATACCTTTGCCGTAAATGTAATCACCAATTTGCTCCTGATAGACCAACGTCTAAAAAGGTGCCTAAATACCCCCGTTGCCCTGTTTGCGGTAAAGCAACATTTCTTCATCATGATTATAAATATTACTCTAATTATCGTTGTTGTGATAAGAAATGTAATCATTCTATGTTTGTTCCTAAACCAAATAATATATTGCCTGCATCTATGTCTAAATTAGTTGGTAAGACTGATTTTAAACGTATGCGTTATCCTGTTCATATTATTTTTACTGCTTTATCTATGTTCTATCTTGGTAAAAATTCTTTTAGAAATATTGCTCAAATTCTTAGAGTAGTAAATAATGTTAAGGTATCTCATACTACTATTAGCAATTGGTGTAAAAAGTTTGCCCCTTATTTTAATAATATTGCTTTGGAACTTGTTCCAATGTTAGATTTTAATTCCGACGAATAGCATGCTGATGAAACTATTATAAAAATCGCTGATAAAAAATATTACATATGGTTCATTGTTGATTCACAAACTCGCTTTGTCCTAGGGTTTCATCTTTCACCACACAGAAATTCAGACCAAGCTTTTTCTTTGCTTAATTCTGTTAAAGATCTAGGGAAACCTAATGCTATTGTTAGTGACCGCTACAATGCATACAATGTCCCAGTAAAAACTGTATTAGGAAAAGATGTTAAACATATTCGTGTCGAAAGCTTTAAAGATGATATTTCTAATAATCTAATTGAATCTTTCCACCATCAATTTAAAGCTTGGTATAAAACAAAGCAAGGTTTCAATTCTTTTGAATCAGCAAATAACCTAATCAGCATGTTTATATTTTCTATAATTTTGTTAGGCCACATTCATCTCTTAATGGTTTAACTCCAGCCCAAGTTGCTGGATTAAATCTAAATGAAAGAGAGAAGAAAAAGTATCTTCTTGTAGCATAAATTTTGCTTTAATTTCGCCAAAATATTTTTCAAATGTACGTCCTTGAGATTGTCAAGGACGCGCTTTAGCGCGTTCATTTTACCCTTGACAATCTCAAGGCGGACTTTTATAATCGTCAAGGCGAAATTGAAAGTAATTTAAAGCAATTCTATAAAACATTGTGCTATTTTTTCATGTTTAGTTTACAAAGCCGATAAACATAATTTTAAAACATTCTAATATACTTCTTTATATCCTAACTTGTTAATTATTCTTATACATCGCTATCTATATATCCCCTCTGTCCCCTGTCGTTTTTATTAAACTCTTATCCATACTTCTCTAATAACAAACTATATTTCCTTAATGTTGATTCTTTTGCCCCTATCTGCTCCGCTACATCACTAGCACCATAAACCATATAAATTATATCATATGTCATATTATCACCCGTTGTAATATTCGACCTTTATTGCTTTTTTCCTTCTTTATTAAAAAAATAATATACCGCTATTATACCGTCATAGTGTTAGCAATAATAAAGTTATGGGGTTGTTTTTTCATAAAACCATGACATAATATTTCCCTATTCTGGCTTTAAATTTGCTTTTTTAAACCCCTTTGATTGCTTGTCGTCAATAGGTTTATATGCCTTCACTCCTGAAAACCCTTATAACGCTTTTTATAGCCTTTATTCCCCTTAATCCATTCCTTCACCTTCTTATGTATACAACACAGTAAATTTGTACAACAAATTTGCGCTATATAGTCACGCTTTAAAATATTAAAATCTATAAACTGTCTAAAGAATTATCAAAAAGTACAAATCCATTTATAAAAGTATCAATTTCTACAAATTCTAAACCTTTGCTACTTTTCAAAAGTAAAGCTTAAACTTAGACTCTTAAAAAAATTTTTTACTACATTCATAACCCGACAAATTTCTTATTATACTTATGTTACACTAATTATAACACTTAAAAGGAGGTATTTAAATGTTAAAAGAAAAAATTAAAAAATCTTTAAGTCTATTGATGGTTTTTAGTGTGCTATTAATAGGATTATCTCCAGCAACAGTAAATGCTCAAAAAGATACTCAAAATGAAGTAATAACCTATAACTTACCTGATGAAGTTATTGAAGAAAATTTCAAGAAACAAATTGATGAATATTTACAAAACTTAATCACGTTAACAGATCGCTCATATTATTCAACTGAAACGGTAGCAATTAAAAATGGAATGAGCTCTTACGGCGATGCTGGTGGTCAACCAAGAGATGGTTACGAATTTCCATATGGTGGTTCTTTTGCCTGGAAAGATGGATCAGGTCCATCATTAGATGTTAGCGTAACCATAGAAAAAGAACGTGTTAGTTTTACTGTTAATTTAGGTGAAGCATCCACTTCAGGAGTTGCGCACGTTAACGTTAATGTTCCAGGGCCTGGTTGGTATAAATTAAGAACTGCTAGAAGTTATCAAGTTAGAAAAGTTCATATCTATAAACATCATTCCGATGGTACTAAAGAACTTTGGGATGTAATAACACCACACGAAGTTACAGGAGTAAGTTTTCAAGTTGTAAAAACACGTTAGTATAAAAAAGATGGAGTAAATTTTACGAGACTGTGAAATAATTTATGTATGAAAATCCTCCAGGTTAAGGTAAAATAACTTAACTAGGAGGATTTTGTTATGGGAAGAAAAAGACCAGAAAGAAAAAATGCTAATGGCAGAGTTAGATGAGCATTTAGACTATGAATATGGAGAAAAACCACTTAGTCTTAACACAAGAAATGGGTATAGTAGCAAGAGGGTAAAAGGCTCTAATGGTGAGGTGGAAATCAAAATACCTAGGGATAGGGATGGAAGTTTTGAACCCCAAATAGTTAAAAAACATACAAAAGACATCTCAAACATTGAAAATCCGATAATTTCCATGTATGGAATGGGTATGACTACAAGAGACATATCTGCACATATTCAAGAAATTTATGGATTTGGGCTTTCAGAGTCAACAGTATCAAAGATAACAAATAAGGTATTACCAACAATTGAAGAATGGCTACAAAGACCGCTAGAGAAGCTTTATCTTTTCGTTTTTATGGATGCTATTCATTACAATGTAAGAGACAATGGAGCGGTAGTAAAAAAGGCCGTATACGTTGTTTTAGCATATACAATGGATGGCTTAAAAAAAGTATTGGGTATGTATGTAGGTGAAAATGAAAGTTCTAAATATTGGCTAATGGTATTAAATAATCTAAAAAATAGAGATCTAGAAGATGTATTGATTTTTGCAACAGATAATTTACCTGGTTTTAGCTAAGCAATAACAGCAGTATATCCAAAAGCTGAGATCCAAAAGTGTATTATTCACCAAATCAGAAGCTCCACTAGATATGTAAATTACAAGAATATACGTGAATTAATAAAAGATTTAAAAACAGTATATAAAGCAAATACTGAAAAGACAGCATTAATCCAGTTAGATTATTTTGAAGATAAATGGGGTAAAAAATATCCTAGTTGCGTATCTAGTTGGCGTAATAATTGGGCTGAATTATCAACATTTTTCAAATATCCACCAGAAATTAGAAAGTTAATGTACACAACAAATGCAATAGAAAATTTTAATAGACAATTAAGAAAAGTAACGAAAAACAAGACAATATTTCCAACAGATTTTTCTTTAGAAAAGAGCCTCTATTTAGCAATGATAAATGCTACATCCAAGTGGACAACCAGAATGAGGGGTTGGGATCAAATACTTGCTCAGTTAAATATATTCTTTGAGGATATCTTGAATAAGCAGGAAAAATAAAATATGGATTTGATGGATAATTGCTTTGCAACTACCCACTACCCTACATTTACTACTACTATTAAATTATCTCTCTCAATAAAGATGCTGTAAAGCTTGACAGCTTAGTTTTATTGTATAAAAATATATTAAACTTAGTAAACTTAATCAACACTCTTATTGAACCTAATAATTTAAGATTTTATTTTAAATTAGTTTTTAAATTTTATCAAAATTCCTTAACCTGGAATGGCGAAACACAAACTATTTCACACTACCAATTTTACTCCATCTTTTTTTCTTTTAAATTTACATTTACCATTGTTTGATTACTTATCTTTTCTAACTGCATAACATTCTCAAAATTACTATTAAATAAATAAAATGATTCATCGTACCAAAAAACAAAATAAACATTTTCTTTTACTTTAAACACATACATATTTTCACCAACTTTATTATATTCTGTATTTATATAATAATTATTATTAGATATTCTTAAAATATTATCTTCAAAAAAATTAAAAGTTAATCCATTACTCTGATAACATCCCCTTATAAATCTTTCATAATTTTTTGGTGAAACTATCTTTATAAATAATATAATATTGATAAGCATTGATATGCCTAATAATAAAATAAACAATTTCTTTTTA
This genomic interval from Tepidimicrobium xylanilyticum contains the following:
- a CDS encoding AgrD family cyclic lactone autoinducer peptide; this translates as MKNMKIKVLENVAKLSKKAVSTAEGKQSMFIFFEPKKPEKK
- a CDS encoding accessory gene regulator ArgB-like protein encodes the protein MLHKLAEDISFYLITNKVIDIEDRDIYIYGLELLISTLFTSISILILGFLIRDWISAVAYLSVYFFLKSYTGGYHAKHYYECYIYSIFVFIVLIIAKNIIVPIYRPIIGLFSLIFSIIVVFKFAPVTNKNNPKTEEEILKNKKIARRRILILSIMVILGYTVKSKLIDLWLMLALTEFSIAYSILKAKFLDKST